The Syngnathoides biaculeatus isolate LvHL_M chromosome 20, ASM1980259v1, whole genome shotgun sequence nucleotide sequence tttttttttgacattaaaAGATGTTTACACATTTGGGGATAACAAAATGATGTGATGACAGAACCTTCTAGTTTTCTCCGTGCCGCGTACGTAATAgctctgcacttttttttaaaaaaaatcaaaacaacgcATTAATTGATCGCATACGGGCGGGCAGTCTACGGCGGCCGCACCTCCGGGCGCCGAGCCCCATTCCCAGCCTCTCCGCTTGCTCCCGCTTCTTCCCGTCCAGACTCTTCAGCTTCTGCTCGTCTTTTTTCCGCTGCTCCTCCAGGTCTTTGTAGGCCAGACGCGCGGACGGCGCACTGAGGGCGAGGAAAACACGCTTTGGGTGGAAAACAGCGAGCGGACGCGGCGCGGGCCACGCAAACGAGCCGCGTCCTCACGCCGGCTCCGCGGCTTCGGCCTGGTTCTTCTTGTCGCTGGCCGCGTGCTCGTCCTTCTCCCGGCGCTTGTCTGCCGCCTGCGCTTTCTTCTCCAGCTCGCTGAAGCTCTGACTGCTCACCTTCTGCGCACCCAGACCGCCTCTTTTGGCGGCCGTCTGCGAGTACCGGAAGAGTCAGGGACCGGGCGCGGGGACACGCACGTGGACGTACCGTTTTCTTGGCGCCGGCTGACTTCTTCTTGAGAAGTGATAAAGGTGCTGGAAGAACAGAAAAACCCGTTATTGGACCAAGTTGATCAGATTCTTACAATAAGACCCGACGTCTTAAACTTTTGTCTCGCTCAAACCTGGATTGGCCTTCGGGGAAGCGCTGAGCATGTCCACGCTGGGGCCGTCCTCTGGGTCGCCGAAAACATCAAAAGTCATGCGACGCGtgtacatacacatatatttagTCATCCGAAATTTCTCCAGTATAATGCGCCCTGAAGTATAACGCGCACCACCTAAGTTGACtttaaaaaatgagcaaaaaccttcgaccaatgtacaatgcgcaccaccaatttgccgcaacacaaatgctcagaatattaaGAATGATCTGacaacaatcaataataataataatgtgcatgaTGGAGTGGTAACATACGGGGATGAGTATACGACTcgatacgactatacaatgcgattgtatttttcatttttcatccatacccaagtataatgcgccctgaagtataacgcgcacccccaaagttgacctaaaaaaaaaaaaaaatgaggaaaaaccttctaccaatgtacaatgcgcaccaccaatttgccgcaacacaaatgctcagaatattaaGAATGATCTGacaacaatcaataataataataatgcgcaTGATGGAGTGGTAATATACGGGGATGAGTATACGACTcgatacgactatacaatgcgattgtatttttcatttttcatccatacccaagtataatgcgccctgaagtataacgcgcacccccaaagttgacctaaaaaaaaaaaaaaatgaggaaaaaccttctaccaatgtacaatgcgcaccaccaatttgccgctactCATATGCTCACAATATTAAGAATGatctgtattcatattttgttagtatgtatatgtatacgttttttttcccaatgctACGTACCTGTGTACGACTTTTTCCATCCagacctaaatataatgcgctttattaactttttgaaaatattttgggaaaaatgtgcgcattattttcgagaaattgcGGCACATCAGGAGACAGCGGCTCCGGTACCTTCTTCCTCATTCCGTTGCGTCTCCGGCGCGACAGAGCTGAGGCTCATCTTGGCCATATTTTCCGGAACCTCCTGGTGGGTGCAATGCTTCTGTATTCATTGGAAATCGTGCGACCGTGGGCGGTGGTCGGGCGGCGTTACCTGAGAATGGAGGCTGAAGAAGTCGACGTGCTTCTCCTCGGGCGACGCGCACGGCGCCGAGCCCTGACTGTCCAGCCACAGCTGTCGGGACACAACTCGTCGGTCAATAAATTAATCGAGAAAAATGGATCGCTCGACAAGGGCGCGTTTGTTACGTCGGTGCCGTGGATTTTGGTGGCCTGCGTGGCCTGCGTCTTGATCTTCTCTCTGTACAGCTGAGCCGCCCGGCTGTTGTATTTGGCGTTGGCGGCGCCGGCCGTGCAGCCGTGCTGGTTGAAGAACGACACCTAGACGCCAAGCCCGttattattactgtatgtatatgtttTTAATAACACTAGTGTGTGCGCATGAGTGCTCACCGCGCTGGCATTGCCTCCCACTTGCATACACCTCAGCTGGTACCATGACCAATTAAAATCCAGCTCTGTGGACcttttaacaaacaaacaaaacaaaaacaaacgctgCTTTTCTTGTCTGTGAAATAAAATCCCGTAATAGCTGACGGCctgaaagtccatccatccatccattcacccattttctttgccgcttatcctcatgagggtcatgaggaacgccggagcctatcccggctgtcaacgggcaggaggcggggcacaccctgaaccggtcgccagccaagcgcagggcacattggagacaaacagccacactcataatcacacctcggggcaatttagagtgttcgataaatggtgcatgtttttggggatgtgggaggaaaccggagcgcccggaagaaatccacgcatgcacggggaggacatgcaaactccacaaaggcgggtctgggattgaacatgggacctcagaactgcgaggcaaacGCTTTTCCAGGTGAGGCGCCGTGCCGCCCGGcctgaaagtctttttttttttttttttttttccaatgaggTTCAAGCCCACGCCATGCAGGATTCTGACTTGTACTGACCTGATGAAGGACAAGTGGACCCCGAGAGACCTGTGCGTTCCGGAGCAGTCTATACATAGGAAGACCCCGTAGGTGATGCTGGCCCAGCTGGGATTTTTAGATGAGCAGTCAAAACAAACCTGCgagaggaaaaacacaaaaacaacaacagcagcttcATGTTGAACGGGAATTGAACTCTATACAACACTTGAACGCCAAACGAAGAGGTGACAGCTGTTGTTAATTCAAAGTACATCACACGCACAATGACACTCACCGTCCAATAAATGTAAAGGCAATGCAGTAATTATATGTTGTTAGCGTGTCAGGGAGGGGAAATGCTTTGGAAggagttcaaaaaaaaaaaaaatggctagcAGCTGTCAACTTGTTAGCTACCTAGCTAAACTGTCAGCCATTTAGCTGTCAACTCATGAGGCTTCACGAGTTTGCGCAAATTCCGCACTGTAGGTAAACGTACGGGAGACAAAGCCGGGGGTTCGACGCCTGCCTCGTTATTTTGGGGCTGAGAATGCAAGTTCGGATGCTAGCCGTGGCGGTCCTTCAAGTGCGACGTGTCAGGCGTCCGCTTAACTTCCTCGTTTACgacgaaagcaaaaaaaaaagaaaataaacaaaaaaagcctcACCTTATTCGTGGGAACGGAGCGAAGGCGCTTGAAAATGGCACAAATGTCTTGCTTGCTGGGCTCCGTCATGATCTCTTACACGCGTGAGTTCACAAGAAGACGAGAAATTAGGGAGAAGCTGATTTATGTCGGACAAAATTCGAGGTGACGCGTTCATTACACGGGGTGGAGAGACGTCATAGTTCGCTCGTGATTGGCTAGAAATGACACGTggctctgttgttgttgttgcattggTTTGTGGGTAATgtagtttataataaaaaaaaatagtccaaatGTACGGAAGCATATTActcccacaccaaaaaaaaaaaaaaggtcacatttcacagaattatgtgaaacgttacacattatgtgaaacgcgacctttatttttttgggggtgtggcagtaatacgcttccgtacaaaTGATTAATAGCTTCCTAAATACGTTTCCTAAGGCATTAAATGGATATTTCACCATTTTATGCCTTAAAGAGAGCTTCCTTTTTATGAATCGTTCCAAAAGCAACTTTTTCGCCTTTACGTGCAGAGAACCAAGCAAACGTTGTACAAACAAACATGCCAATAATTGTCATAAATTCACTGTGTGAGACATTTCCAAACATGAACTatgcaaatgaaaatgtgtaaCCCTTGAAAACGAGGCAAAAACTTGGAATTTGTCTCCTTTGCTGCATTTGAAGGCATCAGGCTTGGcatctttctttttcctttttaagtCATGAGCTCATGGATAAACATCGCAAATGATGCAAATCTCCCAGAAAGGCAACGCGACCATTGggactgataataatgaaaaaaaaaaaaaaaaacatccatacaCATATGTATACAAAGTTTtggaataacttttttttttttagcatgaatGAATCACACGCTATTGACTAATTGGCCCCATGCAGGAAGGGAAAATAATCACGTCAGAAAATAAGAAcataaaacattcaatttttgtACAAACTGATGCTCAGTCAGCTCATTGGAAGAGAACAAAAAGCACTGAAGGGAATCATAAATTAATAATCAGCAACTTTCTATCATTCCAAAGCTCAATTTGTGTTATTTACATGAACCTAGACAAAACCATATTTTGCTGTGGTCGTATTGcatttaaaagaagaagaaaaaaataataataataacaatcccATACTTGAAACTGAGGTGGCGCTTCCAACTTTCTGGAAAGCATTCAGTgttaaaggaaattaaaaataataatacaaatatagaATCAAAATGTAGAGAGGATTGCATAACATTAGGCCAGTGGTGGAATGtacaacaacagcaaacagTCGGCGGACAGTCGTTGCGCAACAATACAGTCGGTGAGTTTACATTCAAGTGCAGTCCCCCGAACGAgattccgccccccccccccccaaaaaaaagaaaaaaacctgaaCCACAAGAAGGTCGCAACAGGACGATATAGTCAAGTGATCGACACCACCCACCCACATCTCCCTTTAACATTGAAATCCATCGAAACGTTTCCTCAGGAACAGTGTTGACAGGATGTGaactaatgtgtgtgtgtgtgtggttgtaaCAGCGTCAACAATTGTCTTTTAATGCCAAACCGTGAGCGGTCCTCCAACTTGTGACGGCTCCAACGAGGTTCTTTCGGCGGGCTCCATTGCGCCCCAACGTGAACACGGAGGCTGCGCGCCTCGTTCTCGGTCTGCTCGACTTGATCGCGGCCGTTACTGGATGTCCTCCACGTAGTTGGCGGGGTAGAGGCCCACCCGGCCGTCCTTGAGCTGGCCTTTGCACCAGCCCTGGTCGTCCACCTCGCCGATTTTGGTCAACTCGTCCCCTTGGAGGAGCAGGGAGCGGATCAAAGGGATTGGATTGCACAAAATGCTCGAATGAAGGGTTTGTGGGGCTCCTTTCAAAACACACTCAGATGTAACAAGACTACACCAAAGGCCCCTTTTACGAGAAAGCGGCATAAAGGAAGTGTAGGGACAAAACAAAGTGAATAGCAAACACCCGCGAGTAATTGCCGCCCGCCTCCAGAGATAATTGCCACAAAACAGCACTAAATGAATAGTTCTCTGGCACTATTACacaacaagatggcggcaaagcaaaAAGTGGGTGAGTATGAAATGGTGTAAACTGTTTACTATTAAAGCGCttgttaaagcccaagtgtcatgcctataaacaaaatagatattgtcatgaaaaataaatataaaattattcacttcaatgtttatacgaaaaattaaatatgagcggagagcccgtcacccatgcgcaaagttgtggaagtcacttttgacatccaagcggtcgccgtattggccgcatcttctgtccgtggcGTCACGccgggacattcgccgttgaaaacacgctgcgccgcctactatgggagacgcaCACGGCCCTcgcgacacggaagctcttttcgaagaagagaagatttcacgaccgagtgaagtgaccggggcaatattgccccgtcgtttcgagccatatttaggcGATATGTGGATCGCGGCAAAACCACATGcgcccaaaccacctccccggcGGTGATGAACAACGGCGTGGCCAAagtgcctccccgtccgatccacctctgcgacGGTGATAAAAATAACACCGCCCGCGAGCCACGACGATGCTGCTGCGGCCAAATCGCCTACCCGGCAGAGacgagttccccccccccccccccccagcttcaGCTGGGGTGGCACATAAGACACATTtcacacccctgacttacggattatgCCCCCCGCCCCagtttttagtagctgtatacacacctaccggtCCTTTGAACCtgtgcgatccatttttcacgagaaaccgggtcttttggaaaagtatgacgagcgaatccatcctcccgagtgtccgGGTgacatccagcaatgcaacgagtcggcattttggctaagacgaagggacaacgagctactttccaACTGGTAAAACTGGTGTAAACAGACGAGACTgcttgagtgtgctactgccccgtacgtcgcttcctgcttcttctcgaaaacaaatcccctcgagaggattttcatggcgggagttacaaaaagccatgtgtcaaaataatgttttgtggcgaaaaaacGGATAAGTCCATGTCAGTTTTtcctgccgtttttttttccataaacaacatattaaaaatgatgcatttcatgacagtggacctttaaaggccaGTGCTAAAGTACCTGCTTTAAAGGTGAGCTCATCCTGCTCCTGGCCTTCGTAGTCATACAGCGCCCGGACCGGCACCGACAGCACCGGGGAGGCCGGCTCGTCCTCGAACGGGTTGCCTTCGCCGTTGGCCGAGAAAGGGTTGTCGTCCGTGTCCTCGTCCGACCACTCGGCGGTCTTCTCCACGCCGCCGACGCTGGGCACACCACAGGGAGTGACACCGTGAAGAGGCGGGCAGGACGACTCGAAGGCGCGATCGTGTTAGCGGCAAGACGGGGGAATCCCGGCGTAGGCGCCGGACTGTTTTTTTAAGAGGGGAAATCAACCATGCTCGACACGAGGCAAAGTGACAAGTGCGTCGGACAAAAAAggcacgtgggggggggggggggggggaacccaaATAAAAAGCCGCAAGCAGATCACCGAGGCAGAGGCGTGATTGGAGCCAGCGGGAAAAACCTTCGGGTGAGCGCCGCCGGACGCCCCGCAACGCTCGCGACAGACAGCAAGTCAACGGATAACGGAAGAATCCTTTACAGTCAGATCTGCGACCTTGTGGCAAcaactttttcaaatgtgttttttattttgctacAAGTGAAACTCTTTAGATTTATGGTTCCCAGTGTTCATCTACGATAATCTGTACGCGTTTAGTTTCCAATGGTTTGACGGTTGGATTTGCCTTCTTACGAAATATCGAACCAGCCGTCAGCTTTATTTTGGTCGAGTGACACAAAATGGCTGCCGCTCAGATCTGACTGCAACATCGAAACGGCGGCGCTGCGATGTTCTGCAAGGCCTGTTAGGAGTgaacataacacacacacacagacagacagacaaaaccAGGCTGTGCGCGTGTGTTCGGCACAGCAGGTCACCATGCACGGCGCCACCTAGCGAAAGGTGCAAAGATGGAGGTAGCCAGGAGTGCCcgtgaaccaaaaaaaaaaaaaaaaaaaaaagaccagacaAAAGACGAACGCAGCTTTGTCCACCAACGTTTTCACGTCCTGCGTTTTCCCACTGATGTGGTTGCGTGAGGGCGGCGTCTCCTCCACCTGCGCCTCCCGCTcctcgccgccgtcgtcgtcctcgtcctcgtcgaACGGGTTGGAGCCCGCCGGCGCCGCTTTGGGTGGCGGGGTCACGCTAATTGGCGAGAGAGCGGACGCTGGTCAAGCCACACATGAAGATGACGAGCGTTTTCCCCGCGAGGGAACGCGCCCGCGTCCACCCGCTGACTGACTGAGCGCGCGGGAAGCTCCTCCCCCAAAAAGGGGTTGCGGGCACGCTGCCTCATTCTTTCCGCCGTTATCCCAATCTTGTGACCAAAAGGAGCTTTAACCTCATACGGCTTAGCAAAGTTGAGTTGAGAACTATTTTACGACATATCACGCAACCGCCTGGTAATATGAGGCCCCCTTATTAATTTGGAGTGACGAGAGATACAACCGATGTTGTACAACTCCTTGTacaaatattatccatccatgcattcattttcttagccgcttatcctcacgagggtcgcggggagtgctggagcctatcccagctgtcaacgtggaGGAgacggacaccctgaactggtcgccggccgatcgcacgccacatggagacaaacagttgcactcacaatcacacctacgtgcaatttagagtgtccaattaatgttgcatgcatgagaacatgcaaacgccacaccggcgaatctgggattgaacccggaacctcagaaatgtgaggctttaccagctgaccaccgtgccgcctaatctaaaaatattacgataaaattaaataaacatgtTTTCACTACCTGAAGAACAAAAAGCTCCAGAACCCATAATATTAAGACAGAattaaaaatatagatataataAAGTgtcaaaatcttaaaaaaacccagaagggaaaaaaatgaataaagcatgcattaaataaaaaaaaaaaacatttaatgtacTGCAGGTAGTGTACAAATTAGAGTTCCCTTGAGGGTTTATAGAAAAATGCACTGCCACctatacaaatattttaaaaagttaatttagTGACTCCATTCCCAAATGCGACAAGAGATTCTGAATTGGTTGAAAACTGCTATGTATTTAAAACGAACAAAGTTTGTCTTTGCAgcagttttttaaatttgcatatTCTTGTGATCATcccatggattaattggatacaaATTGATCATCAAACATAATACCGTGCATGTTAGAATCATCATCCTCACAttctactgtagcatctgtgactttgagtgtgtcTGGCTTTCAAAGGCGGGGGAACGTAGTAGTTGAGCAACTTTTTGGTTGGTAGTGTGACATGAGAATTTTGTGTTGTAAAATATGCGCCTACCGGTATGTAACAAAATTGGAATTGATTTCATCGAAAGCTCGATGTTCCGCTGTAGTCCTGCAGGTGTCGCTGCCGCTGAGTGTCAAAACAAGTTAGGAAGAAAAAGACCCTTCCGCAAACTGCTTATTAACCCTGTTGTTTAATTTCTCTATTTGTTCATCCAAATGATGAAAACGCGACTGCGCCAGCAAGTGTACACGTCAACCGCTTGTTTGTTCTTGGAGGCGCACTCGAGTGAATCCCTCCAGAGTTATTCTGTAAACACGGCTCCTCCGAAATGTAACTTTTGCGCTTGTTGCGGTCAacaaagaaaagtttttttttttaaagatacaaaCCCATCGTGCACAGGTCAAATGCTTCCCGTGGCCCACATTGCCCACGTTGTGACATAACGACACTTGCATGTATTTGGAACGTGTACGTATGCCCGGCGGGGTTATTCCAGTTCACTTTCCAGTGCAGGTGTTTAATTTGTGCAAACCGAACATTCCAGCAACCTTATCGTCGCGCAGCGTGCAACGAACGGCGTTATTTCCACACTGCCGCTTTGGCACGCATTCAACTATGCGCCAAAGACGTCTTTCCCGACAAACTGTGACTGCGAGTGTTTGCGGTCGCCGGGGGAACGGCCGCGTCGCAAGCCGAGTGGCGGGTCTTGAGCGAGCCTTCCTCCGTGGGATGTCGCCATGTGTGGTTCATGGGAAAGCTCACAGGGAGGGGGACTATTTGTGTCCAGACGGGAGACGATAAAAAGCCGAGATGCGACACGTACCCGCTGTCGTCGGTCTTGAGAGCCTGGACGGGTTGGTCGGCGCCGGTCTGACTGATCCCCGTCAGCGTGACGCCCTCAGAGGCCCTCTTCGTCCCCCGTCTGCTCAGCGTCCGGTTCAGGTCTATGGACCAGTCCTGGGGGACAAGCACATCTGCTAAAGGTCTCGCTGGGGAGGATATTTCGCGAGTGCAGCGGACAAACGCGTTGCAAAGGCGCCGCGTTGAGAATATGCCATCCGCAGCGCACTCCAAACCAACAGGGGGCAGCATATTTTCAACGGATGAGCACAAGCGTGTTCTCAATTTTAGCAGGAATAAGGCGCgtagcgttgttcatagccttCACctgaggagaggaaaaaaaaaaaaaccaaagcaatcTCCCTGTCACCAGATATGAAGGAGGAGGTTTGTGGCCCCTTTCGCACCAGCCGCCATGAACAGGAAGCGCCGACAGAACTCCCCGAAGCAAAGGAAAGTTTGCGGCTTCGCGCGTGCGGATAATTAGAAGCGTTGGACTGTGCACGGGCGGCTACGCCCTGCGATCCCAGAAAattcatttgaagaaaaaaaaaaaaaaaaaaatctgtcttcgATGGCCAGTGTGAGAGgggcttttgtttattttggacCAAATCCCCCAGGTGACGGTCGCGACATCCATCGGGCTTATCACCAGGATCGGGTCTGCCTTTGTTGCGGCGTCATGTGACGAGTTGCGTAATCCGCTGACTCGCGAGTGAACTCGTGTGCACGAACACGCGGGCAAATCCACGAGGCGAGGGGTGGGAGTGTTAgcgtggaagaaaaaaaaaaaaaaaaggatccccTCCTTCCACAAAATAAGAGCAaataaaatccccccccccgccctctcgCGGCCGGCGCGACGAGGAGAGCGGTCATCCCGTGCAGGACTGACTACAATGGACCTCCTCTTAAAGGAGCGAGCGCGGGACCAGTCCAAGTTCTGGAGAAGAGGGGAGGCAGGTGCAGAGCAGGATTAATGcggtgggaggaggaggaaaaaaaaaaaaaaagcagcaaatgATCTTGTAAATTATTGGGAGAACGACTCGGTCGCTTCCCTGCTGCCGAACTTGAGAACTGAACAACTCGAGTGCCAACATTAGAGAAGCCTCACCTCAAATTGCGGCCAGTACATGGGCATGCCGGGGCCGTGATTGGACCGGAACCATTTCAGGTCCTCGTCGGCGTCCGTCGCGGCGATGGTGTCTTCCATCGTGTTGTAGATCGTCTGGAACCTAGCGAGGAACAATTttcagtttcttcttcttttttttgttccccccccccttgccaCCCTGACCTGTGATTGGTGGAGAGGTCCAAGTGCTGCTTGACCTCCAGCAGGATCTCCTTGAAGAAGCGAATGCGCCTGTCTTCGAACTGCTGCCACTGCTCAAAGACTTGCTCCATGTTCTCCATGTACTGAGGAGTCAGCTTGTCCAGCTCCTCCAGGGACTTCTTGTAGCGCTCTTTAGTCTGGAAATGAAGACAATTAAATCCTTTACGGCTTTTAAAtgggaattccactggtttgcattaataatgtaaccaataggtcatgtaatctcatatgtactctattttgacaatgtgaagttaaggtccactgtcatgaaatggatgatttttagtacgttattaatgaaaaaaaaatggcagccggtatagacccatccattttttcactacacaacatgattttgacgtatgtggcttttcattactcccgccatgaaaatcctctcgagggatttgtttgagaagaagcaggaagtgacgtacgtggcaggaccgccctcaagtggactcgtttgtttctaatAGTTTTGCCTGCTGAGAGgttgctctttgttcctttgtgttagccaaaattccggcttgttgtattgctggatattgttcaaacactcgggaggatggattcactcttcacacttttcaaaaagacctggtttgtcgtgaaaactggattgcacgggtgcaaaggacgagagctacGTGGATCCaaaatgacaggtcggtgtgtaaacagctagtaaaaaaaaaattatagtttggcGCGGAcaacgtaatccgtctctcatattGTGACAAAAGATCGGcctacgtatgacaggggtgctaaatgtgtcgacgtgcgcGCCGGTCACGGCGAATGTCcggcgtgacgtcacggacgggagatgcagccaatatggcgaccaatcGGATGTCGTcggatgacacttccgcaactttgcgcgtggatgacgctctctccgctcatatttatgttttcgtatggacattgaagtgaataatgttaaatgtagttttcattacaatatctgttttagaatgtttatagggatgacacttgccctttaaatcctctctcatttaatagtgtatTGAGAAGATTTTAACCGACAattgccattttcgcaagtccgCGGACGTGACATGTTATGTGGCGCGActaaggctcgattacatgggacgccatCTGTGCCCGGCGCCGATttctcctcatctgatgaagaaatagcagcatcggttgaccgggaagacggagaaatacttccgtacacagccgtgtaggtcatgtgactcgcaaaaatggcgtaactgtcgataaaaatcttctcataaCACTATCaaacgagagaggatttaacatcagatAGTCAAAATAAGAGtccaaaccagtggatttcccctttaagggagGGGTGCAAGGTGGGGTGTTGGGGTTGCACCTTTTGCGCCTCCTGCTGGCACTTCTCCACCTTCtcctgcagcttcttctgcgtTTCGGGGTTGTTGTTGCTCTCCAGCTTGCTGTTGGTCTCCCGGCTGGCCGCCAGCTTCTCCTCCTTGCACGCCGAGTGGTACGACTTCTTCATGGTCTCAACCTGGGAAACGGAGTCTCTTGTTGATTTCTGCTGCGCGAGGTGTCCGTTACTGTTAAGATGACCGCTTGTGGGCTGGCATGAACGCGGTGATGTCGAGTGTGCGGAGGTGGCGACAGCTCTTCATTTAGCAGTGCTGATCATAAGCCTCGCTTCCTCGCTGCTAGTGTTCTGCCACTTGGCCCCCCCCCACGGCTACAAATCTCTATTGTTCAGAGTCTGGCCGGGAtgtccccgccccctcccccggtGACATCACACTCACGCACAGGATATGAGGCCTGTGTAGCGAGGAATGTCGGCAACTAAAGCAGACAgttggagggtggggtgggggggtttttGGAGCTGTCAGAGTGTTAGTCTTCCTGTCAGCCGCACCTTCCCGGAGTCGGGAGGGTAATCGGCAACAGAAAAGCGCTGAAGAGTGCCGCTGCAGCATGTAGCGAGGGCAGCGGTGAGTCAGTAAATCACGTGAACCGAAGGGAAACGTGGAGACTGCGCCTGCGCACCTCTTTGAGCTTCTTGGCCCAGGGCTTCTGCGCCTTGCGGAAGCCGTCGTCGGCCTCCTTGGTCTCCTTGAAGCCGCCGATCATCTGCTTGTGGTAGGCGTCGCGCTGCCAGTTCTTCAGCTTCTCGTGGTCGTCGCCCATGAGCGCCGCCTTCACCTCCATGTGCAGCTCGCTCACCTTCTCCGCTTCCGTGCAGAGCGACGACCACGCCCGCTCCAGCATGCCGTACTGGGGCCCTGTGTGCGTAGGTAAAATATAACGATAAGAGTCataaaaataacccaaatactaAGCTCGACTACCTTTCTCTATGATCTGCCTCCAGCGCTTGCCCCACTCGGTCAACTGCTGCGCGTAGGACTTCTCGATGCGGGCCCGCTCGTGGATGCAGGTCATGAGGTCGTTGCACAGCCGGTTGCCGTCGTCCACGCGCTTCACCGTGCGCTTGTAGTTGCCCACCTGACGGCggacaaacaaaaaattaaaaaaaaaaaaaaaaattaaagtcacAGCTTTGCGTTGGTGTTCGGCATCCGGGCGCGGTCTGCCCCGtgcccggtgtgacggtctgagcgctcccccgtgctgaaatgtctccttgtgatgaatgcacatgcgttgctaacaggggaactctggg carries:
- the pacsin2 gene encoding protein kinase C and casein kinase substrate in neurons protein 2 isoform X1, with translation MSGSYDGSMIDVSSDSFWEVGNYKRTVKRVDDGNRLCNDLMTCIHERARIEKSYAQQLTEWGKRWRQIIEKGPQYGMLERAWSSLCTEAEKVSELHMEVKAALMGDDHEKLKNWQRDAYHKQMIGGFKETKEADDGFRKAQKPWAKKLKEVETMKKSYHSACKEEKLAASRETNSKLESNNNPETQKKLQEKVEKCQQEAQKTKERYKKSLEELDKLTPQYMENMEQVFEQWQQFEDRRIRFFKEILLEVKQHLDLSTNHRFQTIYNTMEDTIAATDADEDLKWFRSNHGPGMPMYWPQFEDWSIDLNRTLSRRGTKRASEGVTLTGISQTGADQPVQALKTDDSGVTPPPKAAPAGSNPFDEDEDDDGGEEREAQVEETPPSRNHISGKTQDVKTVGGVEKTAEWSDEDTDDNPFSANGEGNPFEDEPASPVLSVPVRALYDYEGQEQDELTFKAGDELTKIGEVDDQGWCKGQLKDGRVGLYPANYVEDIQ
- the pacsin2 gene encoding protein kinase C and casein kinase substrate in neurons protein 2 isoform X2, which encodes MSGSYDGSMIDVSSDSFWEVGNYKRTVKRVDDGNRLCNDLMTCIHERARIEKSYAQQLTEWGKRWRQIIEKGPQYGMLERAWSSLCTEAEKVSELHMEVKAALMGDDHEKLKNWQRDAYHKQMIGGFKETKEADDGFRKAQKPWAKKLKEVETMKKSYHSACKEEKLAASRETNSKLESNNNPETQKKLQEKVEKCQQEAQKTKERYKKSLEELDKLTPQYMENMEQVFEQWQQFEDRRIRFFKEILLEVKQHLDLSTNHRFQTIYNTMEDTIAATDADEDLKWFRSNHGPGMPMYWPQFEDWSIDLNRTLSRRGTKRASEGVTLTGISQTGADQPVQALKTDDSGVGGVEKTAEWSDEDTDDNPFSANGEGNPFEDEPASPVLSVPVRALYDYEGQEQDELTFKAGDELTKIGEVDDQGWCKGQLKDGRVGLYPANYVEDIQ